A genome region from Halomarina pelagica includes the following:
- a CDS encoding aldo/keto reductase, producing the protein MRSVELNNGVEMPILGFGTYQIEDLDECERSVSEALETGYRLIDTAASYENEEAVGRAIEKSDVPRDEVFVTSKLWIQDAGYEATLDAYERSLDRLGLDYLDLFLIHQPYGDIHCSWQAMEDLYEEGQIRAIGVSNFHPDRVMDLIVHNDVVPAVNQIETHPFYQRTDNAAFLEEHDIQHESWGPFAEGQNNIFDHDVLTTIGDRYDKSAAQVVLRWLIQREIVAIPKSVHDERIAENFDVFDFELDSEEMETIPELDEGESQFFDHRNPEMVKQLGEAERET; encoded by the coding sequence ATGAGATCAGTCGAACTCAACAACGGCGTGGAGATGCCGATTCTCGGTTTTGGCACGTACCAAATCGAAGACCTCGACGAGTGCGAACGAAGTGTCTCGGAAGCACTCGAAACAGGGTATCGACTCATCGATACTGCGGCGTCGTATGAGAACGAGGAGGCGGTCGGTAGGGCAATCGAAAAGAGCGACGTGCCGCGAGACGAGGTGTTCGTCACGTCGAAGCTCTGGATTCAGGACGCTGGCTACGAAGCCACGTTGGATGCGTACGAGCGGTCGCTGGACCGACTGGGCCTTGACTACCTAGACCTGTTTCTGATTCATCAGCCCTACGGAGACATCCACTGCTCGTGGCAGGCTATGGAAGACCTCTACGAGGAAGGCCAGATCAGGGCAATCGGGGTCAGCAACTTCCACCCCGACCGCGTGATGGACCTCATCGTCCACAACGATGTCGTCCCCGCAGTGAATCAGATTGAGACCCATCCATTCTACCAGCGAACTGACAACGCAGCGTTTCTCGAAGAACACGACATTCAACACGAGTCGTGGGGGCCGTTCGCCGAAGGCCAGAATAATATCTTCGACCACGACGTGTTGACCACGATTGGAGACCGCTACGACAAATCCGCTGCACAGGTGGTGCTTCGATGGCTCATTCAGCGTGAGATCGTTGCCATTCCGAAGTCGGTCCACGACGAGCGGATCGCCGAGAATTTCGATGTCTTCGACTTCGAACTCGACTCGGAGGAAATGGAGACGATTCCGGAATTGGACGAAGGCGAAAGCCAGTTCTTCGACCATAGAAATCCTGAAATGGTGAAACAGCTGGGGGAAGCTGAACGGGAGACGTAA
- a CDS encoding flavodoxin, with protein sequence MRKNTLLNSEEADTNGTNRRTLLGAGVLAGSGLLAGCLHWGRSDTEEQNAPPQTADENRVLIVFFSRTENTQAVAEIIQQEVGGDLFEVHPAEPYPVDYDTLVSQVDEENEAGYTPPLKCNVENIGAYNTVFFGAPTWDMQLPPPMKTFLSEHDLSGKTVVPFNTNGGYGVGSSFQTVAERSPNADVLEGFSTRGGLERDGIYLAIKDERREEVHTGVTDWLQNLQI encoded by the coding sequence ATGAGAAAGAACACACTACTCAACTCAGAGGAGGCAGATACCAATGGAACAAATCGGCGTACGTTGCTCGGGGCAGGTGTCTTGGCAGGAAGCGGGTTACTCGCGGGATGCTTACACTGGGGCCGCTCCGATACGGAAGAGCAGAATGCCCCTCCCCAAACTGCGGATGAGAATCGCGTATTGATTGTGTTTTTCTCTCGTACGGAAAACACACAGGCTGTAGCTGAAATCATTCAGCAGGAAGTGGGTGGTGACCTGTTCGAGGTCCATCCAGCAGAGCCGTATCCCGTAGATTACGACACGCTCGTATCCCAGGTAGACGAAGAAAACGAAGCCGGCTATACACCGCCTCTCAAATGCAACGTGGAGAATATCGGGGCTTATAACACCGTGTTTTTCGGTGCCCCGACGTGGGATATGCAACTGCCGCCACCGATGAAGACCTTTCTGAGTGAACACGATTTAAGCGGAAAAACGGTTGTGCCATTCAATACGAATGGGGGCTATGGTGTCGGAAGTAGTTTTCAAACTGTAGCAGAGCGCAGTCCGAATGCCGACGTCCTGGAAGGCTTCTCCACAAGAGGAGGATTGGAGCGAGATGGGATCTATCTCGCTATAAAGGATGAACGCCGGGAGGAAGTCCACACCGGAGTGACTGACTGGTTGCAAAACCTTCAGATTTGA
- a CDS encoding aldo/keto reductase: MEYTTLGSTGMKVSRLCLGGMSFGVSDLHDWTLDEEGSREIIERAIDLGINFFDTANAYSNGESEEIIGDVLDDYDRDEHVVATKCYFPTNRFSGEDEPHPNASGLSRKTIEQELENSLDRLGMDTIDLYQIHRWDYDTPIEQTLRALDDAVRRGTVRYIGASSMWTHQFAEALYTSKHLGLDRFVTMQDHYNLAYREGEREIFPFCKKEDIGVIPWSPLAQGYLTRPHEEMTATTRGEELTEIHEEYRMGGGPDVNERVEELATQKGVTMAQLSLAWLLHQDAVDAPIVGTTSVEHLEQAVEALEIDLSDSDLEYLEEPYEPLPIAGAPVPGSQAN; encoded by the coding sequence ATGGAATACACGACCCTTGGTTCGACCGGAATGAAGGTCAGTCGCCTCTGTCTCGGCGGGATGAGTTTCGGTGTGAGCGACCTTCACGACTGGACACTTGACGAGGAGGGATCACGCGAAATCATCGAACGCGCGATTGACCTTGGAATCAACTTCTTCGACACGGCGAATGCGTACTCGAACGGGGAGTCCGAAGAGATAATCGGGGACGTTCTTGATGACTATGACCGGGACGAACACGTTGTCGCCACGAAATGCTACTTTCCCACGAACCGCTTCTCGGGCGAGGACGAGCCGCACCCAAACGCGTCCGGGCTCTCACGGAAGACCATCGAACAGGAATTAGAGAATTCACTGGATCGGCTGGGGATGGACACCATCGACCTCTACCAGATCCACCGGTGGGACTACGACACACCCATCGAGCAGACGCTACGCGCACTTGACGACGCGGTCCGTCGTGGAACGGTGCGATACATCGGAGCATCCTCGATGTGGACCCACCAGTTCGCCGAGGCGCTCTACACCAGCAAGCACCTGGGCCTTGACCGATTCGTGACGATGCAGGACCACTACAACCTCGCCTACCGCGAGGGGGAACGCGAGATCTTCCCCTTCTGCAAGAAAGAAGACATCGGCGTCATCCCGTGGAGTCCGCTTGCCCAGGGGTACCTCACCCGCCCCCACGAAGAGATGACTGCGACGACTCGCGGTGAGGAGCTGACCGAGATCCACGAGGAGTACCGGATGGGCGGTGGCCCAGACGTCAATGAGCGTGTTGAGGAGCTGGCTACGCAGAAGGGTGTGACGATGGCACAACTCTCGCTGGCGTGGCTACTCCATCAGGATGCCGTTGATGCACCGATTGTTGGCACCACGAGTGTCGAACATCTCGAACAAGCTGTCGAAGCACTGGAGATCGATCTGTCAGATTCGGACCTCGAATACCTCGAAGAGCCATACGAACCCCTCCCGATTGCTGGGGCTCCCGTCCCCGGGTCGCAGGCCAACTAG